A single genomic interval of Petroclostridium xylanilyticum harbors:
- a CDS encoding Fur family transcriptional regulator: protein MNNLGNELKEQLKENGYKLTTQRRAVLDVIIEHEGEHLSTEEIYEYVKVKCPEIGLATVYRTLLLLDRLELIYKLDFDDGCSRYELNKHKEDHRHHHLICTQCGNVAEVEEDLLDSLEEEILLKNKFLVKDHRVKFYGYCQNCRDDE, encoded by the coding sequence ATGAACAACTTAGGGAATGAGCTTAAGGAACAATTGAAAGAAAACGGATACAAGCTTACCACCCAGAGAAGAGCAGTGCTTGATGTTATCATTGAGCATGAAGGTGAACATTTAAGCACTGAAGAAATTTATGAATATGTAAAAGTAAAATGTCCCGAGATTGGTCTTGCTACTGTTTATAGGACCCTCTTGCTTCTGGATCGTCTGGAGTTAATATATAAGTTGGATTTTGACGATGGTTGTAGTAGGTATGAGTTAAATAAACACAAAGAAGACCACAGGCATCACCACCTAATTTGTACCCAATGTGGAAATGTAGCAGAAGTCGAAGAAGATTTGCTTGACTCTTTAGAAGAAGAAATCTTATTAAAAAATAAGTTCCTAGTAAAGGATCACAGGGTAAAATTTTATGGATATTGTCAGAATTGCAGGGACGATGAATAG
- the istA gene encoding IS21 family transposase, protein MQQERTVPCRIRENRPLSHIRKMYFMEGLSVREIHRRTGIHRDTISKYLSLDEPQPPKYQSSKERNHPVLRPYIPLIKQILEEDKTRHRKQQHTGTKILERLKEEGYSGGYSTLTDYLRKEYKKQREAFLPLEFELVTYAEVDWTDAYFYLKGKETKAHIFVIKLRGSGGFYVRAYPFEKQEAFFDGHIKCFEFMNGVPYRITYDNLKTAVKKVLQGSNREEQEQFISLRTHYLYESSFCRPARSNEKGGVESAGKEAVRKFFVPYPDVESFDELNEYLHAECLKLLSKNSKWEAEKSALRPLPKVRFNGARYKEAKVNRYSMVQFETNRYSVPTAYVDEQVTVRATADQIDIMLKDSVIAHHPRNYGRNQDNIILDHYLELLLQKSRALGNTKVYNPQSLPQVYEQYRRILVSRNSKGNREFVRILMLHRDYPSTYVAEALEMAMLYNIYGYDGVLNILGQLLVKSHKVIHLNKEKLQGIPDVQITPPDLDKYKALMSGGATECL, encoded by the coding sequence ATGCAACAAGAGAGAACCGTCCCCTGTCGCATAAGAGAGAACCGTCCCCTGTCGCATATCAGAAAAATGTATTTCATGGAAGGACTTAGTGTTAGAGAAATTCATCGAAGAACAGGTATTCATCGTGATACTATCTCAAAATACTTGTCTCTAGATGAACCACAACCCCCAAAGTATCAATCCTCCAAAGAAAGGAACCACCCGGTCCTGAGACCATATATCCCTTTGATTAAACAAATTCTAGAAGAGGATAAAACCCGTCACCGCAAACAACAGCATACTGGAACCAAAATACTGGAACGCCTTAAGGAAGAAGGCTATTCAGGAGGGTATAGCACCCTAACAGATTATCTTCGTAAAGAGTACAAGAAGCAGCGAGAAGCCTTTCTACCACTAGAATTTGAACTCGTTACATACGCCGAAGTTGATTGGACTGATGCATACTTCTACCTAAAGGGCAAAGAAACTAAAGCACACATATTCGTTATAAAACTCAGAGGCTCCGGAGGCTTCTATGTAAGAGCTTACCCCTTCGAGAAGCAGGAAGCCTTCTTTGATGGACACATAAAATGCTTCGAATTCATGAACGGCGTGCCTTACAGGATTACATACGATAACCTGAAGACCGCCGTGAAGAAGGTATTACAAGGCAGCAACCGTGAGGAACAGGAACAGTTTATCTCCTTAAGGACACATTACCTCTATGAATCTTCCTTCTGCCGCCCAGCTCGCAGCAACGAAAAGGGCGGTGTTGAAAGCGCCGGAAAGGAAGCCGTTAGAAAGTTCTTTGTTCCTTATCCTGATGTAGAATCATTTGACGAACTAAATGAATACCTGCATGCAGAGTGCCTGAAGCTTCTCTCTAAGAATTCGAAGTGGGAAGCAGAGAAATCAGCACTCAGGCCTCTCCCTAAAGTCAGGTTTAATGGAGCAAGATACAAGGAAGCCAAGGTTAACAGGTATTCAATGGTACAGTTTGAAACCAACCGGTATTCGGTACCTACAGCCTATGTAGATGAACAAGTGACTGTAAGAGCAACAGCAGACCAGATTGACATTATGCTAAAGGATAGTGTAATAGCACATCACCCTAGAAATTATGGACGAAACCAGGATAATATCATTCTGGATCATTACCTTGAACTGCTGCTTCAAAAGTCCAGGGCATTAGGCAATACTAAGGTGTACAACCCCCAGTCACTACCGCAAGTATATGAACAGTACCGAAGAATATTAGTATCTAGAAATTCTAAAGGCAACCGTGAGTTTGTAAGGATACTCATGCTTCATCGTGATTACCCTTCCACATATGTAGCAGAAGCCTTGGAAATGGCTATGCTGTACAACATATATGGGTATGACGGAGTATTAAATATATTAGGACAGCTGCTTGTAAAGAGTCATAAAGTCATCCATCTAAATAAAGAGAAGCTTCAAGGTATACCTGATGTTCAAATAACTCCTCCTGACCTAGATAAATACAAAGCCTTAATGTCGGGAGGTGCAACAGAATGCCTCTAA
- a CDS encoding DDE-type integrase/transposase/recombinase yields the protein MNSIISVLVAYNQFLLAQIHQLLLFIVKNIPIKSPKYDAANPKYNKLTVDRLPIIKKPEKLDYKQLLRDYKLKHGKELKPVKSRGKNPVPHDVVCHRCGAPHIYLYDNTGGRGQLLCKVCGLRFNKDKKDFKIGALVCPYCGRILVKKKERKYFNIHKCVNEKCPFYLQSLKNLSPEDLEEYKKDKHKFKLHYIYREFTIDYFKVDLSTMPKGCVNLTFRNFSPHVLGLCLTYLVNLGLSTRATSRALWEIHGVKISHVMVSKYAKTAAALVQPFVDNYDYKPTNYLAADETYIKVKGIKHYVWFIMDALKKSILGYRVSSTRDVGPCILAMRMAFAKFKEFPGKALKFVSDGYTAYKLAQQQFMLKGMDFDLTQVIGLTNDDPVSTEYRWFKQIIERLNRTFKRSYQVTNGYGSGEGSNTHVSLFVAYYNFLRPHSYTYWQPLNSIPELESIPNMPGKWQKLIELSQQFILSRQTA from the coding sequence TTGAACTCAATTATATCAGTTTTAGTAGCATATAATCAATTCCTACTTGCTCAAATTCATCAATTACTCTTGTTTATTGTGAAAAATATACCTATAAAGTCCCCAAAGTATGATGCTGCCAATCCTAAGTATAACAAGCTTACTGTGGACAGATTGCCTATCATCAAAAAGCCGGAGAAGCTTGACTACAAGCAGCTGCTTCGTGACTATAAATTAAAACACGGCAAGGAACTCAAACCTGTCAAATCCCGCGGTAAAAACCCTGTTCCCCATGATGTTGTCTGCCATCGCTGCGGTGCTCCTCATATATACCTCTATGACAATACCGGCGGCCGTGGTCAGCTTTTGTGCAAGGTCTGCGGGCTTAGGTTCAACAAGGATAAGAAAGATTTCAAAATCGGGGCCCTGGTATGCCCTTATTGCGGCAGAATCCTTGTGAAAAAGAAGGAACGCAAATACTTCAACATTCACAAGTGTGTTAATGAAAAGTGCCCTTTTTATCTTCAATCCCTCAAAAACCTTTCCCCGGAAGACCTTGAGGAATATAAGAAAGACAAGCACAAATTCAAGCTCCACTACATCTATCGTGAGTTCACCATAGATTATTTTAAGGTTGACTTGAGCACCATGCCTAAGGGCTGCGTAAATCTCACATTTCGCAACTTTTCTCCTCACGTCCTTGGCCTATGCCTGACATACCTTGTCAACCTCGGTCTGTCTACACGCGCTACTTCCCGGGCACTCTGGGAGATACACGGCGTTAAAATCTCTCATGTTATGGTCAGCAAATACGCCAAAACCGCCGCTGCCCTGGTTCAACCCTTTGTTGACAACTACGACTACAAACCCACCAACTACCTTGCGGCCGATGAAACCTACATCAAAGTCAAGGGTATCAAGCATTATGTCTGGTTCATCATGGACGCACTCAAAAAGTCCATCCTGGGTTATCGTGTATCCAGTACAAGGGATGTAGGTCCTTGCATCCTGGCTATGCGTATGGCTTTTGCCAAGTTCAAAGAGTTCCCTGGCAAGGCCCTTAAGTTTGTTTCTGACGGTTACACCGCATACAAGCTTGCACAACAGCAGTTCATGCTCAAGGGCATGGATTTTGACCTCACACAGGTAATCGGCCTCACCAATGATGACCCTGTTTCCACAGAATATCGCTGGTTTAAGCAGATCATTGAACGCCTTAATAGAACCTTCAAACGCTCTTACCAGGTCACAAACGGCTATGGTAGTGGAGAAGGCTCAAATACGCATGTCTCACTATTTGTAGCCTACTACAACTTCCTGCGTCCACACTCCTATACCTACTGGCAGCCACTTAACTCTATACCAGAACTTGAGTCTATCCCAAACATGCCTGGTAAATGGCAAAAGCTGATAGAATTATCACAGCAGTTTATTCTGTCACGGCAGACAGCATAG
- a CDS encoding mannose-1-phosphate guanyltransferase, with protein MKALIMAGGEGTRLRPLTCNRPKPMVPVINKPVMEHIINLLKSHNITDIGVTLQYMPQIIQDYFGDGSAFGVNIRYFIEDTPLGTAGSVKNAEEFLDDTFMVISGDALTDINLSEAIKYHYDKKAIATLVLMRVDAPLEYGIVVTDLDGKITRFLEKPSWSEVFSDTVNTGIYILHPSVLSYFKAGEMFDFSKDLFPLLLNDGQPMYGYVTTNYWCDIGDLNAYQQCHFDILDGKVNIFIDAKEIGEKVWVESNVQIAEGAQITGPVLIGKNTTVKNNAVISSYTVIGSDNTIGEYSSLKKTILWKGCNVGKNVQLRGCTLCNKVQIKENTSVFEQSIIGDETVIRERAIIKPGIKIWPSKVIESETEVNVNLVWGTKYSKTLFGEKGIVGEVNVDITPEFASRLGASYGALFKRDARIGISSDHTNVSQMLKNSFISGLLSAGVEVYDFGQQVLPVTRYSVKFFGLDGGIHLGTKADANDSKLFIDFLDSHGANINRGIERKLENTFIREDFSRCEADTVKSVKTVHDFKSYYLRDIINKVKNKNLGYKLLIDTSSVLLESMLAPLMNELGCEVIFSKLEMKDMRTGRAFKTPGQITYLSNQIISNGSDIGAMVEENCEKMILIDEKGRFINEEMFIALVSLITLKTMKGATVVVPISAPSVIDRMATEYEGKVLRTKTSPLEIMGKMVVNGGQDTLMNEQFVLNFDAIGSIVKIMDFMRSNNVKLSELIDEIPSFHITKKEVECPWNAKGKVIRQIIEESNNEKIELMEGVKIYKDGGWVLVLPDSEKPVCKVIGEGYSEEFAESLTDAFVNRVKEIGQNFSLSI; from the coding sequence ATGAAAGCACTGATTATGGCAGGAGGAGAGGGTACAAGACTTAGACCGCTTACGTGTAATCGACCCAAACCAATGGTTCCAGTCATTAATAAGCCGGTAATGGAACACATTATTAATCTATTGAAAAGTCACAATATTACTGATATTGGAGTTACACTTCAATATATGCCTCAAATTATTCAAGATTATTTTGGAGATGGATCTGCTTTTGGGGTAAATATAAGATATTTTATTGAAGACACTCCTCTTGGAACTGCAGGAAGTGTAAAAAATGCAGAAGAATTTTTAGATGATACTTTTATGGTTATCAGTGGAGATGCACTAACTGATATTAATCTAAGTGAGGCAATTAAATACCACTATGATAAAAAAGCAATAGCTACTTTAGTACTTATGCGTGTGGATGCACCGTTGGAATATGGTATTGTAGTTACCGATTTAGATGGAAAAATAACACGGTTTTTAGAAAAACCGAGTTGGAGCGAAGTTTTTAGTGATACGGTAAATACAGGGATATATATTCTTCATCCTTCGGTACTTAGTTATTTTAAAGCTGGGGAAATGTTTGATTTTAGCAAGGATTTATTTCCGTTACTATTAAATGACGGACAACCTATGTATGGTTATGTGACAACAAACTACTGGTGTGATATTGGGGATTTAAATGCATATCAACAATGTCATTTTGATATCCTTGATGGAAAAGTAAATATTTTTATTGATGCAAAAGAGATTGGAGAGAAAGTATGGGTTGAAAGTAATGTACAAATTGCAGAAGGGGCGCAGATAACAGGACCAGTATTGATAGGAAAAAATACAACAGTAAAAAACAATGCTGTAATTTCTTCTTATACTGTCATTGGAAGTGACAATACTATTGGAGAGTATAGTTCACTAAAGAAAACAATATTGTGGAAAGGTTGTAATGTTGGAAAGAATGTACAATTAAGAGGGTGTACATTGTGTAATAAGGTTCAAATCAAAGAGAATACCTCAGTATTTGAACAATCAATAATTGGTGATGAAACAGTAATTAGGGAAAGAGCAATAATAAAACCTGGTATAAAGATATGGCCATCCAAGGTAATTGAAAGTGAAACAGAAGTAAATGTAAATTTAGTTTGGGGAACAAAATATTCAAAAACATTATTTGGTGAAAAAGGAATAGTTGGTGAAGTGAATGTAGATATTACGCCAGAATTTGCTTCGCGTCTTGGGGCTTCTTACGGAGCGTTATTTAAAAGAGATGCCAGAATAGGAATAAGCAGCGACCATACAAATGTTTCTCAAATGCTGAAGAACTCTTTTATATCAGGGTTATTGTCAGCAGGTGTGGAGGTGTATGATTTTGGGCAGCAGGTTTTACCGGTTACCAGATATTCAGTAAAATTTTTCGGACTGGATGGTGGAATACATCTTGGAACAAAAGCTGATGCCAATGATTCCAAACTATTTATTGATTTTCTTGACTCTCACGGTGCAAACATTAACAGAGGCATTGAGAGAAAGTTGGAGAATACATTTATAAGGGAAGATTTTAGCAGATGCGAAGCCGATACGGTTAAGAGTGTTAAAACTGTCCACGACTTCAAATCTTATTATTTACGAGATATTATAAATAAGGTGAAGAATAAAAATCTAGGTTATAAATTATTAATAGATACATCCTCTGTTTTACTTGAATCTATGTTGGCACCGCTTATGAATGAGCTGGGATGCGAAGTAATCTTTTCAAAATTAGAGATGAAAGATATGAGGACAGGTCGTGCTTTTAAAACTCCAGGACAAATAACTTATCTTTCAAACCAAATTATTTCTAACGGTTCAGATATAGGAGCGATGGTAGAGGAAAATTGTGAAAAGATGATATTAATTGACGAAAAGGGTCGATTTATAAATGAGGAAATGTTTATAGCTCTTGTATCTTTAATCACTCTAAAGACAATGAAAGGGGCCACCGTAGTTGTTCCAATTTCTGCACCTAGTGTAATAGACCGTATGGCAACTGAATATGAAGGGAAAGTATTAAGAACAAAAACATCTCCTTTAGAGATTATGGGAAAGATGGTTGTTAATGGTGGGCAGGATACTTTAATGAATGAGCAGTTTGTTTTAAATTTTGACGCCATTGGCAGCATTGTTAAAATAATGGATTTTATGAGAAGTAACAACGTTAAGCTATCTGAGCTTATAGACGAAATACCTTCTTTCCATATCACTAAGAAAGAAGTAGAGTGTCCATGGAATGCAAAAGGAAAGGTAATAAGGCAAATTATTGAGGAAAGTAATAATGAAAAAATAGAGCTGATGGAAGGGGTAAAGATATATAAAGACGGTGGATGGGTATTGGTGCTGCCTGATTCAGAAAAGCCTGTGTGCAAGGTAATTGGAGAAGGTTATTCTGAAGAGTTTGCTGAATCACTGACCGATGCTTTTGTTAACCGGGTAAAGGAGATAGGACAAAATTTTAGTTTAAGTATATAA
- a CDS encoding FeoA family protein, which translates to MTLDRVNRGEKVEIVSIPDPNVRAQAIRLGIFEGSQLICAEKLPAGPIILQNRMQEVAVGRRLAQKISVNRI; encoded by the coding sequence ATGACACTAGATAGGGTAAATAGAGGAGAAAAGGTTGAAATTGTTTCAATACCAGATCCAAATGTTAGGGCTCAGGCGATAAGATTGGGAATATTTGAAGGATCTCAGCTAATTTGTGCAGAAAAATTACCTGCAGGGCCAATCATATTGCAAAATAGGATGCAAGAAGTTGCAGTAGGACGGAGACTGGCTCAAAAAATTAGTGTTAATCGTATTTAG
- the istB gene encoding IS21-like element helper ATPase IstB: protein MPLNKMLLEAYLKKLKMPQAAKTYESLAREAADNNLGYEEYLLCVLEQEIHQRENNRIQRGIRQAAFPVIKTLENFDFKAIPSLNKPKVLKLMQGEYIRKKENIILVGSSGVGKTHIATALGYEACRQGLRVKFYTAAGLINELLAAQQEYRLNRLEKQWLAPHVIILDELGYVPFSKMGSELLFQFCAARYERGSIIITTNLEFPKWTEVLGDEQMTAALLDRLTHNAHILNINGNSYRFKQALAKQKDTD from the coding sequence ATGCCTCTAAACAAGATGCTCTTGGAAGCTTATCTTAAAAAGCTAAAGATGCCACAGGCAGCTAAGACTTATGAATCTCTTGCTAGAGAAGCAGCAGATAACAACCTAGGATATGAAGAATACCTGCTTTGTGTTCTCGAACAAGAAATCCACCAGCGAGAAAACAACCGGATACAAAGAGGAATCAGGCAGGCTGCCTTCCCAGTTATTAAGACACTGGAGAACTTTGATTTTAAAGCTATTCCATCCCTTAACAAGCCTAAAGTACTGAAGCTTATGCAAGGAGAGTACATACGGAAGAAAGAAAATATCATCCTTGTCGGCAGCTCTGGCGTAGGTAAGACACATATTGCAACAGCTCTAGGCTACGAAGCCTGCAGGCAGGGATTACGAGTAAAGTTCTACACTGCAGCCGGCTTAATCAATGAACTTCTTGCAGCACAGCAAGAATACCGACTGAACAGGCTGGAGAAGCAATGGCTGGCACCGCACGTCATCATCCTGGATGAACTAGGTTATGTGCCCTTCAGCAAAATGGGTTCAGAGCTTCTGTTTCAGTTCTGTGCCGCCCGGTATGAGCGAGGTAGCATTATCATCACCACAAACCTTGAATTTCCTAAGTGGACGGAGGTGCTGGGCGATGAACAGATGACAGCAGCATTACTGGACCGGCTCACCCACAATGCACATATACTGAACATTAACGGGAACAGCTACCGGTTTAAGCAGGCACTTGCTAAGCAAAAAGACACTGACTAA
- the feoB gene encoding ferrous iron transport protein B, with protein MSTCHGSVLIKDIDQDSKKLVLVGNPNVGKSVFFNSLTGLYVDVSNFPGTTVDISMGKYKEYTVIDTPGVYGVSSFNDEERVARDVIISADIVLNIVDAVHLERDLFLTQQLIDMGKNIVVALNMMDEAKANGISIDVQRLSDLLGVPVIPTVALKNQGLEEVKKQISFARQGKKIKDIDGLLLQYKDKVKLEAEALLVLEDDPNVLSRNSLPETGMREFIYKKRREKVDDIISQVVRDTTEGASFKTMLGRYMLRPLTGIPMLLITLWVMFEFIGVFVAQTVVGITEETIMLGMYQPFIASLIDKIVPEQSFLGQILIGEFGLLTMTPVYVLGLLLPLVVGFYFLLSILEDSGYLPRIAALVDRVLTGVGLNGRAIIPIILGFGCITMATITTRLLGTRRERIIATVLLGLTIPCSAQLGVIAGLIAPLGMKYLLIYIVTILGVFALSGAVLNKVLPGESSDLLIDLPPLRIPSVRNVLKKTYTKSKMFIFEATPLFALGALLISIMQVTGFLEWLQEVISPLTVGWLKLPKEAATAFIMGIVRRDFGAAGLSNLPMTPAQVLVSLVTITLFVPCIASIMVIFKERTKTEAAFIWVGSLIVAFAVGGVLGQIMI; from the coding sequence ATGAGTACTTGTCACGGCAGTGTTTTAATAAAAGACATAGATCAAGATTCAAAAAAATTGGTTTTAGTTGGGAACCCCAATGTAGGAAAATCCGTTTTCTTTAATTCATTAACAGGATTATATGTAGATGTTTCAAATTTTCCGGGCACAACAGTTGATATAAGCATGGGAAAATATAAAGAGTATACTGTAATTGATACTCCGGGAGTTTATGGGGTTTCTTCATTTAATGATGAAGAAAGAGTTGCCAGAGATGTAATCATTAGTGCTGATATCGTATTAAATATAGTAGATGCTGTCCACCTGGAGCGTGATTTATTTTTAACTCAGCAGCTCATTGATATGGGTAAAAATATAGTTGTGGCACTTAACATGATGGATGAAGCGAAGGCAAATGGGATTAGTATAGATGTTCAAAGATTAAGTGACCTGCTGGGAGTACCGGTAATTCCTACAGTGGCCCTAAAAAATCAGGGATTGGAAGAAGTAAAAAAGCAGATATCTTTTGCACGTCAAGGTAAAAAAATTAAAGATATTGATGGTCTGCTATTACAATATAAGGACAAAGTAAAACTAGAAGCAGAAGCATTACTGGTCCTTGAAGATGACCCAAATGTATTAAGCAGAAATAGTTTGCCCGAAACCGGAATGAGAGAGTTTATCTATAAAAAGCGAAGAGAAAAGGTGGATGATATAATTTCGCAAGTGGTTAGGGATACTACTGAAGGTGCCAGCTTTAAGACAATGTTGGGCAGATATATGTTAAGGCCTTTAACGGGGATTCCTATGTTGTTGATTACCTTGTGGGTTATGTTTGAATTTATTGGGGTATTTGTTGCACAAACGGTTGTTGGAATTACTGAAGAGACAATTATGCTGGGAATGTATCAACCGTTTATAGCATCATTAATCGATAAAATAGTACCTGAACAATCTTTTCTAGGGCAAATTCTCATTGGAGAGTTCGGGTTATTGACTATGACTCCAGTGTATGTTTTAGGTTTATTGCTTCCGCTTGTAGTTGGATTTTACTTTTTACTCTCCATTTTAGAAGACTCTGGATACCTGCCAAGAATTGCAGCATTGGTTGACAGGGTTCTCACAGGGGTAGGTTTAAATGGCAGAGCAATTATTCCTATTATTTTAGGCTTTGGATGCATAACGATGGCAACAATTACTACCAGACTTCTAGGTACTAGAAGGGAACGTATTATTGCAACCGTACTACTAGGCTTGACCATACCTTGCTCAGCTCAATTAGGTGTAATTGCTGGTCTGATTGCACCCCTCGGAATGAAATACTTACTTATCTATATTGTAACTATTTTAGGGGTTTTTGCTCTATCGGGAGCAGTATTAAACAAGGTGCTGCCAGGGGAGTCAAGCGATTTGCTAATCGACCTTCCTCCGCTTAGAATTCCCAGCGTACGTAATGTGCTAAAGAAAACATATACAAAATCTAAAATGTTTATATTTGAGGCTACTCCATTATTTGCTCTAGGTGCTTTATTAATAAGTATTATGCAGGTAACAGGATTTTTAGAGTGGTTACAAGAGGTAATATCCCCACTTACCGTAGGTTGGCTTAAGCTTCCCAAAGAAGCTGCTACTGCTTTTATAATGGGAATTGTAAGAAGAGATTTTGGCGCAGCAGGCTTAAGCAATTTGCCAATGACACCTGCACAGGTTTTAGTATCATTAGTAACTATAACCCTCTTTGTGCCCTGTATTGCTTCAATTATGGTCATATTTAAGGAAAGGACAAAAACCGAAGCAGCATTCATATGGGTAGGAAGTCTTATAGTTGCCTTTGCAGTAGGGGGAGTATTAGGGCAGATAATGATATAA